One window from the genome of Anopheles merus strain MAF chromosome 3R, AmerM5.1, whole genome shotgun sequence encodes:
- the LOC121597862 gene encoding uncharacterized protein LOC121597862 isoform X3, with product MASGDTAAIDTIDVESALSTKNSEFTASSKDQPLELDEYGKFIKDTPGKFIMADGMSGEQSLAPRPHRPKSDKERKIGHRRVGEGGEITYKKIQTTTIMGSIQLGIQHTVGSLASKPRRDLLMMDFWELETISFPPEGSSMTPAHHYSEFKFKIYAPIAFRYFRDLFGIQPDDFMMSMCSAPLRELSNPGASGSIFYLTDDDEFIIKTVQHKEGEFLQKLLPGYYMNLNQNPRTLLPKFFGLYCYQCNSKNVRLVAMNNLLPSYVRMHLKYDLKGSTYKRKANKAERSKSSPTYKDLDFMEQHPNGLFLEAETYSALIKTIQRDCRVLESFKIMDYSLLVGIHNLDLAVKEKQEAAAKARSEGESDYEDAPEADQYMVQEREEQRTTALNRSRHTTYGKMLIRSINRQRLVAHSTAMESIQAESEPIDEEDDVPPGGIPARSEKGERLLLFIGIIDILQSYRLRKKLEHTWKSIIHDGDTVSVHRPSFYAQRFQEFMAKTVFKKIPSPLKHSPSKRKSLSKAAQRAKNEETDSQPVAGSSHQHHHQNQQFNPTQTHFNQQTTGTPKSDVDTSSSVHTAATITTTSSSSGGAAAGGNGGKAGGLGTRAAGGGGVGGAGSASVTPTNMPPLKKKTTVVKQSVPPPVPPRGSPKFNKASGAGSGRPGGGASGSLPSQSSGHRGRSSAGKRHRSSPRGNGGIGGQGGRSTNATSAPPPPPPPLPPTKDSRSGVGLDPLLENEAAELQLLPSPNKVLSWLSSNDFRVSENGDILSEDDDSRPAATAAAVSIPKVIAVKRKPLTGPGPTSNVKEATKAFERLSSRNGSGSSVQQMIRNFERTAGTATVARSESMYSRVPSHGTAKELQVPPTAVQRSTRTLPLTIPVIKETLVEDENNNNRLCVTFGGDDREMFIPMAQRLEQDDDLTAHENDQAVLANLKNVVKARREMFNTSPNSTMERKPRSSMIVRSTPLPNGAIAQGDEIASTERHTTTQTTTTKAKLTRSVTQGKRQPPAPSRIDPDEIQRKIQEIEAEIRQNEERLNRIPSRRSMRREVVAPVKTERAQFLPGPVAHLAPCRNESFLSRLKPKMHRSSMANGMVTGGVDFGPTALVPDDVRYMRQEEKASIIRQIGLPLDENHNLESYLEQFSLEGEFV from the exons ATGTCGGGCGAACAGTCGCTGGCGCCGCGGCCGCACCGGCCAAAGTCGGACAAGGAGCGCAAAATTGGCCATCGGCGGGTCGGCGAGGGGGGCGAGATTACGTACAAGAAAATCCAAACCACCACGATCATGGGCTCGATCCAGCTCGGCATCCAGCATACGGTCGGCAGCCTGGCGTCGAAACCGCGGCGCGATCTGCTGATGATGGACTTCTGGGAGCTGGAGACGATATCCTTCCCGCCGGAGGGCTCCAGCATGACACCCGCGCACCACTACAGCGAGTTTAAGTTTAAGATCTACGCGCCGATCGCGTTCCGGTACTTTCGCGACCTGTTCGGCATTCAGCCGGACGATTTTATG ATGTCCATGTGTTCAGCCCCGCTGCGGGAACTCTCGAATCCGGGTGCATCCGGTTCCATCTTCTATCTGACGGACGACGATGAGTTTATCATTAAGACCGTGCAACACAAAGAGGGagagtttttgcaaaaactgttaCCAGG GTACTATATGAATCTAAATCAAAATCCCCGCACGCTGTTGCCGAAGTTCTTCGGTCTGTACTGCTACCAGTGTAATAGTAAAAACGTTCGACTAGTTGCTATGAACAACTTGTTGCCCTCCTACGTGAGGATGCACCTTAAGTACGATCTCAAAGGGTCGACCTACAAGCGAAAG GCCAacaaagcggaacgatcgaaaTCATCCCCGACGTACAAGGACCTAGACTTCATGGAGCAACATCCGAACGGGCTGTTCCTCGAGGCGGAAACGTACAGCGCGCTGATTAAAACGATCCAGCGGGATTGTCGGGTGCTGGAGTCGTTTAAAATCATGGACTACTCGCTACTGGTCGGTATCCATAATCTCGATCTGGCGGTGAAGGAGAAACAGGAGGCGGCTGCCAAGGCACGATCGGAAGGTGAATCGGACTATGAGGACGCGCCGGAAGCGGACCAGTACATGGTGCAGGAGCGGGAGGAACAGCGAACGACAGCCCTAAACAGGAGCAG GCACACAACCTACGGAAAGATGCTGATTAG GTCTATCAACCGGCAAAGGCTTGTTGCGCATTCGACAGCAATGGAAAGTAttcaggctgaaagtgaaccgATCGATGAAGAGGACGATGTCCC TCCCGGTGGAATTCCTGCGCGCAGTGAAAAAGGCGAACGTCTTCTGCTGTTCATAGGTATCATCGATATTTTGCAGTCTTATAGGTTAAGGAAAAAGCTAGAGCACACGTGGAAAAGTATTATCCACGATGGT GATACCGTGTCGGTGCATCGGCCTTCCTTCTATGCACAGCGCTTTCAGGAGTTTATGGCCAAAACCGTGTTTAAGAAAATTCCCTCGC CGCTAAAACATTCACCATCCAAGAGAAAAAGCTTATCGAAAGCCGCACagagagcaaaaaatgaagaaacagATAGTCAAC cCGTAGCTGGCAGTTCCCATCAGCATCACCACCAAAATCAGCAGTTCAACCCGACCCAGACGCATTTCAATCAGCAGACAACGGGGACTCCTAAATCAG ATGTAGATACTTCCTCCAGCGTGCATACGGCCGCCACGATCACGACCACCTCCAGCAGCAGTGGTGGTGCCGCTGCCGGGGGCAATGGTGGTAAAGCGGGTGGTCTTGGCACTAGGGctgccggcggcggcggtgttGGTGGGGCCGGTAGTGCCTCCGTAACGCCGACCAACATGCCACCgctgaaaaagaaaacgacgGTCGTAAAGCAAAGCGTCCCACCGCCGGTTCCACCGCGCGGCTCGCCCAAGTTCAACAAGGCGAGCGGTGCAGGGTCGGGCCGAcccggtggtggtgcttcCGGTTCGCTACCCAGCCAGTCCAGTGGCCACCGGGGACGATCCAGCgcag GTAAGAGGCACCGCTCGTCTCCACGTGGCAATGGCGGCATCGGCGGGCAGGGTGGCCGAAGTACCAATGCCACCAGCGctcccccaccaccaccaccaccattaccaCCAACCAAGGATAGTCGGTCTGGGGTCGGGCTCGATCCACTGCTAGAGAATGAAGCGGCCGAGCTGCAGCTGCTACCCTCCCCCAACAAAGTGCTCAGCTGGCTGAGCAGCAACGACTTCCGGGTGTCGGAAAATGGTGACATACTGTCGGAGGACGACGACAGTCGtcctgctgctactgctgccgctgTATCGATACCCAAAGTGATTGCCGTCAAACGAAAGCCATTGACCGGACCGGGGCCAACATCGAACGTGAAGGAAGCGACGAAAGCGTTCGAGCGGCTGTCGAGCCGCAACGGCAGCGGGTCCTCGGTACAGCAAATGATTCGAAACTTTGAACGAACTGCCGGAACGGCGACGGTGGCTCGGTCGGAATCGATGTACTCCAGGGTGCCTAGTCACGGTACAGCGAAGGAACTGCAGGTTCCACCCACGGCGGTACAGCGGTCCACCCGAACGCTCCCGTTGACGATACCGGTCATCAAAGAGACGCTCGTTGAGGacgaaaataacaataatcgtCTCTGTGTGACGTTTGGTGGTGACGATCGCGAGATGTTCATCCCCATGGCGCAACGGTTGGAGCAGGACGATGATCTTACCGCGCACGAGAATGATCAGGCTGTTTTGGCGAACTTGAAAAACGTAGTCAAAGCACGGCGAGAAATGTTCAACACCTCACCGAATTCAACAATGGAGCGCAAACCACGATCGTCCATGATCGTACGGTCCACTCCTCTTCCTAATGGTGCCATCGCACAGGGAGACGAAATAGCGTCCACTGAGCGacatacaacaacacaaacgaCGACAACAAAAGCCAAACTAACGCGCTCGGTCACGCAAGGCAAGCGTCAGCCGCCCGCGCCGTCACGCATAGATCCGGACGAGATCCAGCGCAAGATTCAGGAAATCGAAGCCGAGATACGCCAGAACGAAGAGCGGCTCAACCGAATACCCTCCAGACGATCGATGCGCCGTGAAGTCGTCGCACCGGTCAAAACGGAACGTGCTCAATTCCTGCCGGGACCGGTGGCCCATCTGGCCCCTTGCCGCAATGAAAGCTTCCTTTCCCGTCTGAAGCCGAAAATGCATCGCAGCTCGATGGCAAACGGCATGGTTACGGGTGGGGTGGACTTTGGTCCAACGGCACTAGTACCGGATGACGTTCGGTACATGCGGCAGGAGGAAAAAGCTTCCATCATACGGCAGATAGGGCTACCGCTGGACGAAAATCACAACCTCGAAAGCTACCTGGAACAGTTCAGCCTGGAGGGAGAGTTCGTCTAA
- the LOC121597862 gene encoding uncharacterized protein LOC121597862 isoform X4, translating into MASGDTAAIDTIDVESALSTKNSEFTASSKDQPLELDEYGKFIKDTPGKFIMADGMSGEQSLAPRPHRPKSDKERKIGHRRVGEGGEITYKKIQTTTIMGSIQLGIQHTVGSLASKPRRDLLMMDFWELETISFPPEGSSMTPAHHYSEFKFKIYAPIAFRYFRDLFGIQPDDFMMSMCSAPLRELSNPGASGSIFYLTDDDEFIIKTVQHKEGEFLQKLLPGYYMNLNQNPRTLLPKFFGLYCYQCNSKNVRLVAMNNLLPSYVRMHLKYDLKGSTYKRKANKAERSKSSPTYKDLDFMEQHPNGLFLEAETYSALIKTIQRDCRVLESFKIMDYSLLVGIHNLDLAVKEKQEAAAKARSEGESDYEDAPEADQYMVQEREEQRTTALNRSRHTTYGKMLIRSINRQRLVAHSTAMESIQAESEPIDEEDDVPPGGIPARSEKGERLLLFIGIIDILQSYRLRKKLEHTWKSIIHDGDTVSVHRPSFYAQRFQEFMAKTVFKKIPSLDLPEIKGNHRKFRTLVTSYIAVAGSSHQHHHQNQQFNPTQTHFNQQTTGTPKSDVDTSSSVHTAATITTTSSSSGGAAAGGNGGKAGGLGTRAAGGGGVGGAGSASVTPTNMPPLKKKTTVVKQSVPPPVPPRGSPKFNKASGAGSGRPGGGASGSLPSQSSGHRGRSSAGKRHRSSPRGNGGIGGQGGRSTNATSAPPPPPPPLPPTKDSRSGVGLDPLLENEAAELQLLPSPNKVLSWLSSNDFRVSENGDILSEDDDSRPAATAAAVSIPKVIAVKRKPLTGPGPTSNVKEATKAFERLSSRNGSGSSVQQMIRNFERTAGTATVARSESMYSRVPSHGTAKELQVPPTAVQRSTRTLPLTIPVIKETLVEDENNNNRLCVTFGGDDREMFIPMAQRLEQDDDLTAHENDQAVLANLKNVVKARREMFNTSPNSTMERKPRSSMIVRSTPLPNGAIAQGDEIASTERHTTTQTTTTKAKLTRSVTQGKRQPPAPSRIDPDEIQRKIQEIEAEIRQNEERLNRIPSRRSMRREVVAPVKTERAQFLPGPVAHLAPCRNESFLSRLKPKMHRSSMANGMVTGGVDFGPTALVPDDVRYMRQEEKASIIRQIGLPLDENHNLESYLEQFSLEGEFV; encoded by the exons ATGTCGGGCGAACAGTCGCTGGCGCCGCGGCCGCACCGGCCAAAGTCGGACAAGGAGCGCAAAATTGGCCATCGGCGGGTCGGCGAGGGGGGCGAGATTACGTACAAGAAAATCCAAACCACCACGATCATGGGCTCGATCCAGCTCGGCATCCAGCATACGGTCGGCAGCCTGGCGTCGAAACCGCGGCGCGATCTGCTGATGATGGACTTCTGGGAGCTGGAGACGATATCCTTCCCGCCGGAGGGCTCCAGCATGACACCCGCGCACCACTACAGCGAGTTTAAGTTTAAGATCTACGCGCCGATCGCGTTCCGGTACTTTCGCGACCTGTTCGGCATTCAGCCGGACGATTTTATG ATGTCCATGTGTTCAGCCCCGCTGCGGGAACTCTCGAATCCGGGTGCATCCGGTTCCATCTTCTATCTGACGGACGACGATGAGTTTATCATTAAGACCGTGCAACACAAAGAGGGagagtttttgcaaaaactgttaCCAGG GTACTATATGAATCTAAATCAAAATCCCCGCACGCTGTTGCCGAAGTTCTTCGGTCTGTACTGCTACCAGTGTAATAGTAAAAACGTTCGACTAGTTGCTATGAACAACTTGTTGCCCTCCTACGTGAGGATGCACCTTAAGTACGATCTCAAAGGGTCGACCTACAAGCGAAAG GCCAacaaagcggaacgatcgaaaTCATCCCCGACGTACAAGGACCTAGACTTCATGGAGCAACATCCGAACGGGCTGTTCCTCGAGGCGGAAACGTACAGCGCGCTGATTAAAACGATCCAGCGGGATTGTCGGGTGCTGGAGTCGTTTAAAATCATGGACTACTCGCTACTGGTCGGTATCCATAATCTCGATCTGGCGGTGAAGGAGAAACAGGAGGCGGCTGCCAAGGCACGATCGGAAGGTGAATCGGACTATGAGGACGCGCCGGAAGCGGACCAGTACATGGTGCAGGAGCGGGAGGAACAGCGAACGACAGCCCTAAACAGGAGCAG GCACACAACCTACGGAAAGATGCTGATTAG GTCTATCAACCGGCAAAGGCTTGTTGCGCATTCGACAGCAATGGAAAGTAttcaggctgaaagtgaaccgATCGATGAAGAGGACGATGTCCC TCCCGGTGGAATTCCTGCGCGCAGTGAAAAAGGCGAACGTCTTCTGCTGTTCATAGGTATCATCGATATTTTGCAGTCTTATAGGTTAAGGAAAAAGCTAGAGCACACGTGGAAAAGTATTATCCACGATGGT GATACCGTGTCGGTGCATCGGCCTTCCTTCTATGCACAGCGCTTTCAGGAGTTTATGGCCAAAACCGTGTTTAAGAAAATTCCCTCGC TGGATCTGCCCGAGATCAAGGGCAATCATAGAAAATTTCGCACGTTGGTCACCAGCTACATAG cCGTAGCTGGCAGTTCCCATCAGCATCACCACCAAAATCAGCAGTTCAACCCGACCCAGACGCATTTCAATCAGCAGACAACGGGGACTCCTAAATCAG ATGTAGATACTTCCTCCAGCGTGCATACGGCCGCCACGATCACGACCACCTCCAGCAGCAGTGGTGGTGCCGCTGCCGGGGGCAATGGTGGTAAAGCGGGTGGTCTTGGCACTAGGGctgccggcggcggcggtgttGGTGGGGCCGGTAGTGCCTCCGTAACGCCGACCAACATGCCACCgctgaaaaagaaaacgacgGTCGTAAAGCAAAGCGTCCCACCGCCGGTTCCACCGCGCGGCTCGCCCAAGTTCAACAAGGCGAGCGGTGCAGGGTCGGGCCGAcccggtggtggtgcttcCGGTTCGCTACCCAGCCAGTCCAGTGGCCACCGGGGACGATCCAGCgcag GTAAGAGGCACCGCTCGTCTCCACGTGGCAATGGCGGCATCGGCGGGCAGGGTGGCCGAAGTACCAATGCCACCAGCGctcccccaccaccaccaccaccattaccaCCAACCAAGGATAGTCGGTCTGGGGTCGGGCTCGATCCACTGCTAGAGAATGAAGCGGCCGAGCTGCAGCTGCTACCCTCCCCCAACAAAGTGCTCAGCTGGCTGAGCAGCAACGACTTCCGGGTGTCGGAAAATGGTGACATACTGTCGGAGGACGACGACAGTCGtcctgctgctactgctgccgctgTATCGATACCCAAAGTGATTGCCGTCAAACGAAAGCCATTGACCGGACCGGGGCCAACATCGAACGTGAAGGAAGCGACGAAAGCGTTCGAGCGGCTGTCGAGCCGCAACGGCAGCGGGTCCTCGGTACAGCAAATGATTCGAAACTTTGAACGAACTGCCGGAACGGCGACGGTGGCTCGGTCGGAATCGATGTACTCCAGGGTGCCTAGTCACGGTACAGCGAAGGAACTGCAGGTTCCACCCACGGCGGTACAGCGGTCCACCCGAACGCTCCCGTTGACGATACCGGTCATCAAAGAGACGCTCGTTGAGGacgaaaataacaataatcgtCTCTGTGTGACGTTTGGTGGTGACGATCGCGAGATGTTCATCCCCATGGCGCAACGGTTGGAGCAGGACGATGATCTTACCGCGCACGAGAATGATCAGGCTGTTTTGGCGAACTTGAAAAACGTAGTCAAAGCACGGCGAGAAATGTTCAACACCTCACCGAATTCAACAATGGAGCGCAAACCACGATCGTCCATGATCGTACGGTCCACTCCTCTTCCTAATGGTGCCATCGCACAGGGAGACGAAATAGCGTCCACTGAGCGacatacaacaacacaaacgaCGACAACAAAAGCCAAACTAACGCGCTCGGTCACGCAAGGCAAGCGTCAGCCGCCCGCGCCGTCACGCATAGATCCGGACGAGATCCAGCGCAAGATTCAGGAAATCGAAGCCGAGATACGCCAGAACGAAGAGCGGCTCAACCGAATACCCTCCAGACGATCGATGCGCCGTGAAGTCGTCGCACCGGTCAAAACGGAACGTGCTCAATTCCTGCCGGGACCGGTGGCCCATCTGGCCCCTTGCCGCAATGAAAGCTTCCTTTCCCGTCTGAAGCCGAAAATGCATCGCAGCTCGATGGCAAACGGCATGGTTACGGGTGGGGTGGACTTTGGTCCAACGGCACTAGTACCGGATGACGTTCGGTACATGCGGCAGGAGGAAAAAGCTTCCATCATACGGCAGATAGGGCTACCGCTGGACGAAAATCACAACCTCGAAAGCTACCTGGAACAGTTCAGCCTGGAGGGAGAGTTCGTCTAA
- the LOC121597862 gene encoding uncharacterized protein LOC121597862 isoform X8, translating to MASGDTAAIDTIDVESALSTKNSEFTASSKDQPLELDEYGKFIKDTPGKFIMADGMSGEQSLAPRPHRPKSDKERKIGHRRVGEGGEITYKKIQTTTIMGSIQLGIQHTVGSLASKPRRDLLMMDFWELETISFPPEGSSMTPAHHYSEFKFKIYAPIAFRYFRDLFGIQPDDFMMSMCSAPLRELSNPGASGSIFYLTDDDEFIIKTVQHKEGEFLQKLLPGYYMNLNQNPRTLLPKFFGLYCYQCNSKNVRLVAMNNLLPSYVRMHLKYDLKGSTYKRKANKAERSKSSPTYKDLDFMEQHPNGLFLEAETYSALIKTIQRDCRVLESFKIMDYSLLVGIHNLDLAVKEKQEAAAKARSEGESDYEDAPEADQYMVQEREEQRTTALNRSRHTTYGKMLIRSINRQRLVAHSTAMESIQAESEPIDEEDDVPPGGIPARSEKGERLLLFIGIIDILQSYRLRKKLEHTWKSIIHDGDTVSVHRPSFYAQRFQEFMAKTVFKKIPSLDLPEIKGNHRKFRTLVTSYIALKHSPSKRKSLSKAAQRAKNEETDSQPVAGSSHQHHHQNQQFNPTQTHFNQQTTGTPKSDVDTSSSVHTAATITTTSSSSGGAAAGGNGGKAGGLGTRAAGGGGVGGAGSASVTPTNMPPLKKKTTVVKQSVPPPVPPRGSPKFNKASGAGSGRPGGGASGSLPSQSSGHRGRSSAGTSPSCSSTPPPAFDDISEHGSSSHRHSSDDKTGSSSGIGSAGASGFGGGGGGGGDGIGGGSGGGGGSVDRRSASCRSDNYKEDSISISEIRLESHLAVESSSNSNYGSRGALASVEGSTPTWTEGTPSFTDSSSSGDIGTFSGHSSPMSDRDRHKPTVEKALNSLTSEMVSFSNKFHQLHHHHLHQHQYQYHSSSTSSVSSASGHHNLRKQQQQHHHQQLQQQHQLHKQVIYVKNSSCSSIDQSVHLLGGGGNGGSVGGSVVGGGLISSGVGGTGSGTVLGIGGSGRSSPLVMIRRVTSTKISESTTSLNSAGAGRAEDDTAFSRDQLSSAHLGAASSASLRSSTASDHHNLHHRTTELLQRHSDEGAPEADTNGASLSSTSGHGSGDSSSNGSLTETDRNALRQAREE from the exons ATGTCGGGCGAACAGTCGCTGGCGCCGCGGCCGCACCGGCCAAAGTCGGACAAGGAGCGCAAAATTGGCCATCGGCGGGTCGGCGAGGGGGGCGAGATTACGTACAAGAAAATCCAAACCACCACGATCATGGGCTCGATCCAGCTCGGCATCCAGCATACGGTCGGCAGCCTGGCGTCGAAACCGCGGCGCGATCTGCTGATGATGGACTTCTGGGAGCTGGAGACGATATCCTTCCCGCCGGAGGGCTCCAGCATGACACCCGCGCACCACTACAGCGAGTTTAAGTTTAAGATCTACGCGCCGATCGCGTTCCGGTACTTTCGCGACCTGTTCGGCATTCAGCCGGACGATTTTATG ATGTCCATGTGTTCAGCCCCGCTGCGGGAACTCTCGAATCCGGGTGCATCCGGTTCCATCTTCTATCTGACGGACGACGATGAGTTTATCATTAAGACCGTGCAACACAAAGAGGGagagtttttgcaaaaactgttaCCAGG GTACTATATGAATCTAAATCAAAATCCCCGCACGCTGTTGCCGAAGTTCTTCGGTCTGTACTGCTACCAGTGTAATAGTAAAAACGTTCGACTAGTTGCTATGAACAACTTGTTGCCCTCCTACGTGAGGATGCACCTTAAGTACGATCTCAAAGGGTCGACCTACAAGCGAAAG GCCAacaaagcggaacgatcgaaaTCATCCCCGACGTACAAGGACCTAGACTTCATGGAGCAACATCCGAACGGGCTGTTCCTCGAGGCGGAAACGTACAGCGCGCTGATTAAAACGATCCAGCGGGATTGTCGGGTGCTGGAGTCGTTTAAAATCATGGACTACTCGCTACTGGTCGGTATCCATAATCTCGATCTGGCGGTGAAGGAGAAACAGGAGGCGGCTGCCAAGGCACGATCGGAAGGTGAATCGGACTATGAGGACGCGCCGGAAGCGGACCAGTACATGGTGCAGGAGCGGGAGGAACAGCGAACGACAGCCCTAAACAGGAGCAG GCACACAACCTACGGAAAGATGCTGATTAG GTCTATCAACCGGCAAAGGCTTGTTGCGCATTCGACAGCAATGGAAAGTAttcaggctgaaagtgaaccgATCGATGAAGAGGACGATGTCCC TCCCGGTGGAATTCCTGCGCGCAGTGAAAAAGGCGAACGTCTTCTGCTGTTCATAGGTATCATCGATATTTTGCAGTCTTATAGGTTAAGGAAAAAGCTAGAGCACACGTGGAAAAGTATTATCCACGATGGT GATACCGTGTCGGTGCATCGGCCTTCCTTCTATGCACAGCGCTTTCAGGAGTTTATGGCCAAAACCGTGTTTAAGAAAATTCCCTCGC TGGATCTGCCCGAGATCAAGGGCAATCATAGAAAATTTCGCACGTTGGTCACCAGCTACATAG CGCTAAAACATTCACCATCCAAGAGAAAAAGCTTATCGAAAGCCGCACagagagcaaaaaatgaagaaacagATAGTCAAC cCGTAGCTGGCAGTTCCCATCAGCATCACCACCAAAATCAGCAGTTCAACCCGACCCAGACGCATTTCAATCAGCAGACAACGGGGACTCCTAAATCAG ATGTAGATACTTCCTCCAGCGTGCATACGGCCGCCACGATCACGACCACCTCCAGCAGCAGTGGTGGTGCCGCTGCCGGGGGCAATGGTGGTAAAGCGGGTGGTCTTGGCACTAGGGctgccggcggcggcggtgttGGTGGGGCCGGTAGTGCCTCCGTAACGCCGACCAACATGCCACCgctgaaaaagaaaacgacgGTCGTAAAGCAAAGCGTCCCACCGCCGGTTCCACCGCGCGGCTCGCCCAAGTTCAACAAGGCGAGCGGTGCAGGGTCGGGCCGAcccggtggtggtgcttcCGGTTCGCTACCCAGCCAGTCCAGTGGCCACCGGGGACGATCCAGCgcag GCACATCTCCTTCCTGTTCTTCCACTCCTCCTCCCGCTTTTGACGACATCTCCGAGCACGGTAGCAGTAGCCATCGACACTCGTCGGATGACAaaacgggcagcagcagcggaatcGGAAGTGCCGGCGCCAGCGGCTTcggaggcggcggcggtggcggcggcgacggtATCGgaggcggcagcggcggtggtggcggctcCGTCGATCGGCGGAGCGCATCCTGTCGCAGTGATAACTACAAAGAAGACTCAATAAG TATATCAGAAATAAGATTAGAAAGTCATTTAGCAGTCGAATCATCATCCAATAGCAATTACGGCTCGCGGGGGGCCCTAGCATCGGTCGAAGGATCGACCCCAACGTGGACTGAAGGAACGCCCAGCTTTACAGATTCGAGCTCGAGCGGTGATATTGGAA CATTCTCAGGCCATTCCTCTCCCATGTCGGATCGGGATCGCCACAAGCCCACGGTCGAGAAGGCGCTGAACTCGCTCACATCGGAAATGGTAAGCTTTTCGAACAAGTTCCACCAgcttcatcatcaccatcttcACCAACACCAGTACCAGTACcactcctcctccacctcaTCGGTGTCGTCCGCTTCGGGGCATCATAACCTGcggaagcaacagcagcaacaccaccaccagcaactgcagcagcagcatcagcttcACAAGCAAGTGATCTATGTGAAGAACAGCAGCTGTTCGAGCATAGACCAATCGGTGCATCTTCttggcggtggcggcaatGGCGGCAGCGTCGGTGGTAgtgtggttggtggtggtctAATAAGCAGCGGTGTTGGTGGTACCGGTAGCGGTACCGTGCTAGGGATCGGTGGCAGTGGCCGCTCCAGTCCGCTCGTCATGATACGTCGTGTTACATCGACCAAGATAAGCGAAAGCACTACTTCGCTCAATTCTGCCGGGGCCGGAAGGGCGGAAGATGATACGGCCTTTTCGCGTGACCAGCTTTCGTCCGCCCACCTCGGTGCTGCCTCTTCCGCTTCTCTCCGATCGTCGACAGCTTCGGATCACCACAACCTGCACCACCGTACGAccgagctgctgcagcgccATAGCGATGAAGGTGCGCCCGAGGCAGACACGAACGGTGCGAGCCTATCTTCCACCTCGGGCCATGGTAGCGGCGACAGTAGCAGCAACGGTTCGCTCACCGAAACCGATCGCAACGCTCTGCGCCAAGCCCGCGAGGAGTGA